The DNA segment TCCTGAGACAATATCAACGTAGATGCCGTCTTCCTCGTGATCGTAGTATTCATTACGGAAGGGCTGCTCTGTTCCATTATTTTGAGTGACCTCATATTGAATAGGTGTTAGCTTCGCTTTTAACTCTTCTTTTGAAGGTTTTTGTGACATTATTTATTCCCCCAGTTTGACTTAGTAAATGCTTCTCTCCCAGATCCTTTTTGGTACATTTTATATCGGATTGGGTTCTTTTTATAATAATCTTGGTGATACTCTTCAGCTGGATAAAAGGTACTCGCAGGGAGAATATCAGTCACTATCGGTTTATTAAAACGGCCACTTGCCTGAAGACGTTCTTTTGATGCGAGCGCTGCTTCCTTTTGAGCCTCTGTGTGATAAAAGATGGCTGTTTTGTATGAATGTCCTCGATCATAGAATTGACCGCCTGGATCAGTAGGATCAATTTGCTGCCAGAATACGTCTAGCAATGACTCATAAGAGAATTCATCTGGGTTAAACGTAATTTGAACAGCTTCATAGTGACCAGTTGATTCACTACAAACTTCCTCATACGTTGGATTTATCGTGGTTCCACCTGTATAGCCAGAAACGACAGACTCAATACCTTGGTACGAATCAAACGGTTTAACCATACACCAGAAGCAACCTCCGGCAAACGTAGCTTGTTGAAATGTGGATTCGGTCAATGGATACTCATCCCTTTCTTGAATCATCAAGTAGTGAAAGTCTACTATATCATATTGTGTACAAATCTCAGAAGAATACGCTTAAAACCCTCTCCCGGTTTCAGGGGAGAGGGTCAAACTCAGCTTGCGCTTACGATAGCTTTGTTGGTAAGGCTTCAACGGCTTCGGTTACTTTATCTAACTTTCTCTCTAATCGATTAAGTAGATAAAGGGTAACCATAATCGGGAATCCATATTCGCTAATGAGTGGCACCCAGAGTTCAACTCCACTCATAGTTAGCTGCCTAAAGGAATGGCCGTTACCTCATGATGAACCAATCTAGCCCCTTTAATCGTGGTAAGTTTTCCTCCAGAAGCTAGAAACACATCCTCCGTAAGAATAGTCTCCATCACTGATTGGACAAGCTGTGCATCCACTGGTTCAATTGGGTGATCAACGGATACAGTTACTTGCTTTCCCATCTGGTCTTCAAATAAAAGATCGAGTTTTTTGCTCATTGTCTTCCTCCTTATTGTTTGTTATGTCTTAGTCAAGAATGTACGTGTTCTGACGAGCGACTGTATAGATCTGGTATTGCTGCAAGCTAATCAGGGCATTGGCAGTGGTTGCAATTGCTGCATCACTGGCTTCCCCATCAATGTTTTGAAAAGACTTTGTTGCCATTAGGTCCTTTCCGTCATTCCCACGGCCAATTACAAACTGAAGAGTTAATCTTGTACGTTGATTCATCTTATCACCTCCTATATGTTATAAATCGAAGTTGATCACACATAAGGGGGAGGGGAAGGATAAATTATTTCGTAAGTAGTTTTATTCCATAGTTGAGAGGGGAAAGGAAGATAGATTAGATCTTTAAAAAAAGGAGGGGATTTGTACATATGGAAGATTCGAAACAATCCGTTGCATCTTCTAAAAGTGTGCTATACATCTCTACAAGTATTATTGCAGTATTAATATTATGGGGAGCTCTTTCCCCGGGATCACTAGGCAATGCCTCAGGTAAGGCACTTGATTGGATCATTGAAACCTTTGGATGGTTTTACATGCTCTTATTATCTGGTTTTGTTTTAGTTGGACTTGGCTTGGCTGTGTCACCTTTTGGAAGGATTCGTCTTGGAAAAGAAGGGGAAAAACCCGAGCATTCCTGGTTGTCCTGGGTTGGTATGCTATTTGCCTCCGGTCTTGGTGTTGGATTTGTGTTCTTTGGCGTGGCAGAACCACTTCTATATTATCTTGATACACCTGTTGGAATTGAGCCGGCAACAGTAGATTCAGCTGAGTCAGGTATCAGATATGGTGTATTCCACTGGGGCTTACATGCTTGGGGAGCATTTTCTATAGTTGGTTTAACCTTGGCATATGTTCAGTTTCGAAAAGGAAGACCAGCATTAATTAGTTCCGCTTTTTATCCCTTACTAGGTAATAAAGTAAATGGATGGGTAGGGAAGCTAATTGATGTGTTTGCAGTTATTGCAACGTGTGCAGGAGTAGCAACAACGTTTGGTTTAAGTGCTATGCAAATAACTGGTGGTCTTTCATATGTGACATCGTTACCTAACTCCATATACATACAACTAGCGGTCATTCTTGTGGTGACGATCTTATTTATCTTCTCAGCAGTTAAAGGAATCGATAAAGGAATAAAACGATTAAGCAACATTAATTTAGTTCTTGCTGCTTTGCTCTTATTGTTTGTTCTTTTCACAGGACCTACATTATTTGTGCTAGAGAACATGGTTAATACGTTTGGCGGTTATTTATCAAATGTGGTGTCCATGTCATTTACTATGACCCCTTACAGTGAAAGTGAGTGGTTGGGGACAAATACCATTTTCTTTTGGGCATGGCATGTCTCATGGTCTCCATTTGTTGGACTCTTTATTGCCCGTATTTCAAAGGGGAGAACAGTGCGAGAGTTTATGGCAGGAGTTTTAATTGTTCCGACGGTCTTGGCAGTGATTTGGTTTAGCGTATTTGGAGGATCTGGATTGTTCTTTGAGATGTACCAAGGAGCAGGACTCGCAGATATTGTTTCAACAGATGTAGAAAACGCGATGTTTGTTTTACTCGAACAACTTCCACTCACTACTCTTGTAAGCGGAATGGCTATTATTCTCATCCTCATCTTTTTTGTTACATCTGCTGATTCGGCTGCCTTTGTTTTAGGGTCGATGACTTCAAATGGCCGGTTGAATCCTGCGAATAAGCTAAAGGTTATGTGGGGGGTATTAATTGCCGCAACAGCTTCCGTATTATTAATAAGCGGGGACGGAGGGCTGGATGCCTTACAAACTGCTGCACTTACAGCAGCGTTACCATTTGCTTGTATCCTCATCTTGATGATTGTATCCGTGTTTATGATGATGGGACGGGATCTAGGCTATGAGAAACGAAAAAAACGTTCAGAACAGCTTGAGGTCATTAAGTCTGAGGTGAAGGAAGAGATTAAAGAGGATCTATACGAGGAATTAAAAGAGGAAGTGTACGATGAAGTAAGACAGGAATTACAAGAATCAGAACAAAAGAAGACAGATTAAATCGATCAGTCAACCATAAGCGAAGACGAACGATCCAGTAGAGGAGCGTTCGTCTTCGCTTAGTTTAAAGAACGTTGAGTAAGAGCAAAGCGTTTTACCTCACTAATTACGTCTTCCTTTTCTTTGTCTGAAGATAAAAGTTCTAATCCATACTCGTACCCAGCGGCAACGGGTTTCACCCACTGGACAGATCCCTTTAGACAAAGAGGTCGATTCTCCAAATAAAAACGAATTTCGAGCTTTATAGAATAAGTTGTTGGGTCCGGTAACTTATACTGAGTCTGAATGCGAATACCGCCTGGACTAAGGTTAAGAATAGATAGCTCGCCCTCTGCCATTTCAACCTTTTGTTCATTCAACATTAAAATGTGGAATGCTCCACTTATTGAAGGTTCAAACGCATAACGAAAGCTTTCATCACGCTTATAACGCACAGTGTGATTCCTCCTTCATCAACTATTTAGTTTTATTATCGGTAATGGGTACTAGGAAATCAAGTGATACAATTGAATCCCGAAGTGAAGTGAGAAGAAAGCTAGCATCGTTGCAGCAACAACATTTAACCCTTTTAACACCTTAGACTTCATTAGAAAAGAAGAGAAGTGTGTTAAGAAAGAAAGATTTAGATTCCACAGTAAAATTCCGATGAAAATAAGCAAACTATACCATAAAATGAACAAACCGCTTGATCTCTCTATGATCTCATTTAATACGGAGCCGTAGATACCGAACCAGAACATAATATTAATTGGATTAATAAGGGCGATTATTAAACCAGTATAAAAACATTTCCAGAAGATTGATTTTTTCGGTCGATATAGATGACGATCCTTCCATAAAGACTCAGGTGCTTTCTTAAAGGTTCGAATACTTAGATAAGCCAGAAACAAACAACCGCACAGATAAAGAATGGCTTGTGTTGTGACATGTGTAAGTAAAGATCCAAGACCAAAATAAATGGTCGTCATAAAGAGGGCGTCTGCTGTCATCCCGCCAATGCCAACAGCAATTCCTCCTAAAAACCCATTTCGAAGCGTTCGATTAATAATTTCTAAACAAATAGGGCCAACAGGAGCAGCAAGAGAAATCCCTAAGACGATAGCTGAAATCGCAGTGATCAAAGAACTCCTTCCTTTCCATCCGTTCATTTTGTCTTCTACTAATACATGTCCCAGTTTATGAAAATAGACATGTTATTTTTTGGGTACTTTGTAGAAATGTAAAGAGATCTATAAAATCGATGTGAAAGCGATTACGAATCAGTGAGGCGGGAAAGGAAGAATAAGCAACAGATCATAACAAAATCACTGAAGGAGGAAATCATAATGAGTAAAAAATTGATGTACAGTATGATGGCGGGTATCTTTTCAGTAGGGATGTTAGCGGCTTGCGGAGATGGTGAGACGGATGGTACTGATCCAATGGAACCGGCTGATCCGGGTCAAGATGAAATGCAAGATGATGGAATGAATGATGGTATGGGTGACGATTCAGATATGTAATATCAAGTCAAAACCATATCTTTTATATAAGAAGTGGGCAATCTCGTTAAGCGGGATGCCCTTTTTCTTTGTTCTAAGAAATCATAGGAATCAGTCTCGTTCTATGTTTATTTCATCTTCAGTCATGTTAAAATAAGACCGACGATAAGGAGATGAACGAACGTATGAGATTTAAAATTGGCTATCGCACGATTAAAACAGCGATTGGTGTTTTGCTTGCAACAGCCATTTCACAAGCCCTTCAGCTTGATTCATTTGGATCAGCTGCCGTTATCACGATATTATGTATTTCTGTCACAAGAAAAAATTCATTAAGAGTATCCTGGCACCGTTTTGCTGCCTGTCTCTTAGGGATGATTCTTAGTATGGCAATCTTTGAACTGATTGGTTATACACCAATTGTTCTTGGATTATTTATGTTATTATTTATTCCTTTTGTTGTGGCGCTTCGGTTAAGTTTAGGGATTGTTACAAGTTCGGTTATTGTGCTCCATATATATACTCATGCGAATGCAACCGTTGATCTGTTTGTAAATGAACTTCTTTTAGTCGTGATCGGAATCGGAACGGCCTTATTGATGAACTTATATATGCCAAGCAGTGAGCGTCAATTACGAGTATTTAAAAAACAAATTGAGCAGAACTTCAGCCTAATTCTTTATGAATTCTCTACTTATATTCGTAAGGGAGACAGTGAATGGACTGGAGCGGAAATTTCAGACACTGTGCGTTTGTTAGATGAGAGTAAGAACTTGGCGATTCGTGAGAGAAATAATCAAATTCTTAAAGAAGAAGATCAGTACTTTCACTATTTTCAGATGAGAGAAAAGCAATTTGAAATTCTTGAACGCTTAATGCCATTTATTACAACCATTCATGGGTCCGTCTCGCAAAGTGAGAACCTTGCAGACTTTCTAGAAGAGTTAAGCAAGGCAGTGAGTCCAACCAATCATGTGCCGTATTTTCTAGGACAATTAGAGAAGATGCGTGAAACCTTTAAAGAGATGGAGCTCCCTACAACAAGAGAAGAGTTTGAAGTTCGATCAGCTCTCGCATATATCATGCATGAACTTCAACAGTATTTATTAATTAAAGACTCCTTATGGAATGAAAAAAAGGATACAAACATTAAAAAAAGAGCATTCTAACACTAGAAAAGGAGGAGGTTTCTGGTGTTCAAAATGCTTGTTGCGATTCTCATGATGGTGGCTTCCCCTATTTGGCCTATTGGGGAAAATCCAATAAGTGGGGATCCTTTTTTAATTGTAAACGTTTCTACAAATCAACTCGCTTTTATCCATGACAATGAAGTAAAAGAAGTACTTCCAGTAGCAACGGGCAAAGAGAGTAGTCAAACGCCACTTGGTTTGTTTACGGTTACAGTTAAGGCGAATAATCCATATTATCGAAAGAAAAATATATCAGGTGGAGACAAAAATAATCCCTTAGGAAGTAGATGGATCGGTTTCGATGCATTAAATACAGAGGGAAGGACGTACGGGGTGCACGGGACAAATCGACCTCATTCGATCGGCTATCCTGTAACGGCTGGCTGCGTTCGTTTAACAAACGAAACGATTGAACAGCTATATGATCAGATCCCACTTGGGACGAAAATTCTCATCACGGATCAATCACATTCATTTGAGGAACTCGGATTACAGTATGGGGCGCTGACACATTAAAGATCAAAAAAAGAAACACCAGAATCGGCGTTTCTTTTTCCTTTATTTTTTATAAGCCACCTAAACCTGCAACTCCCATAAACATACCACTTAATATAATCGCAACAAGCATGATATAAATCACAACTTTTTGTAATCCTTTTCTTTGCATAGACCAACACACTCCTATAAACAAAATCTTCTACGTCCTATTTTACTTGCTCGAACGTAATTGGACAAGAGCATCAATTAAAAAAGGAGAAAGTTATGACAATCCATTGGCAAGATACTGGAGCTCATATAGCTATCGCCGTTCATTCTATACACCAGGCAAGGACGTTTTATGAACACACACTAGGCCTGAAATTCATTAAAGAAGAAACCGTTGTAGATCAACAAGTACATGTTGCATTCTACTCTACTGGGTCATTGATGATTGAATTAATTGAACCACTAACAAAAGAGAGTCCAGTTGCGGCATTTCTTAAAAAACGCGGCGAAGGCATTCATCATCTGGCGCTAGGAACAAAGCACATAGAGCAAACGATGCAAACACTTACTGGAAGAGGGATTCAATTTTTAAATGATACAAGCACTAAGGGAGCAGATGGGGCGCATATTGCCTTTATTTCTCCGTCTCAGACGCACGGTGTCTTGTTAGAAGTTTGTGAGAAGCAGTAGCTCACACGTGTAACAGAAATGATTTTCCTGTAGGATAAAAGGGAAACGGAGGCGTACATTACATATGATCAATGAAACAAGAATAAAAGAAGAATTTATTGAACTAGTAAAAATTGACTCAGAGACAGGCAATGAAGGTGAGATTGCTAAGCATTTAAAAAAATCATTCGCTGAACTTGGGCTAGAGGTATATGAGGATGATGCGGCTGCACAGACAGGACATGGTGCAGGCAATTTAATAGCTACTCTTCCTGCAACTGCGAAAGGAAGCAATCGTACACCTATTTACTTTACCTCACATATGGATACGGTGGTTCCGGGCAAACAAATTAAACCAGAAGAAAAAGATGGATATATTGTAACAGACGGAACGACCATTTTAGGAGCAGATGACAAAGCAGGACTAGCAGCGATGTTTGAAGCGATTCGTGTGTTAAAAGAAGAGAATCTGGAGCACGGAACGATTCAGTTTATCATTACGGTTGGTGAAGAATCTGGATTAGTTGGTGCAAGAGTCCTTGAGGCAGACCGAATTTCTGCTGAATTTGGATATGCACTTGATAGCGATGGACCTGTAGGCGATATTATTGTTGCTGCCCCGTCCCAAGCAAAAATACATGCCAAAATATTTGGACGTACTGCTCATGCAGGAGTAGAACCTGAAAAAGGGATTTCTGCTATTACTGTAGCAGCTAAAGCTGTATCTAAAATGCCTTTAGGAAGAATTGATCAAGAAACGACAGCTAACATCGGGCGTTTTGAAGGTGGTAGTCAAACAAATATTGTGTGTGATTACGTTGAGGTTCTAGCAGAAGCCCGTTCATTAGAAGAAAGGAAACTGCATAAGCAAGTAGAAAAAATGAAACAGGCGTTTGAAGAAGCGGCTGAAATGATGGGGACATCGGCAGAAGTGAACGTTGAAATTACGTATCCAGGCTATAAGAAATCTGATGCAGATCAAGTGGTACAAATCGCACAAGCTGCGATGCAGAAGATAGGCAGGGAATCAAGATTGCTTGAAAGTGGAGGCGGAAGTGATGCGAATATCATTGCTGGTCTAGGCATTCCTACTGTAAACCTTGCGATAGGATACGAGAATATCCACACAACCGATGAGAAAATGCCGCTCACAGAATTAGTGAAAGCAGCAGAGGCAATTATAGCCATTACTCAAGAAGTATAAGTATACAAAAAAGGACATTTGCCCAAAAAGCATGTCCTTTTTTTCGTGATATTAATGAAGGAAAGTCATAGAGAGATTGTTGGTTTGGCCAAATTCTAAACTCTCCAAAATCAATTCCTCAGAATCTCCAATTTGTTCAGATATTTCAGTAATGGTAGGCGTGAATCCTGTAGTCTGTTTGTGCAGGCGGAGATAAGTGAATACCTTTCGTAAAGTGATGTCGTACTCTGAAATCGTATGGTTCACGATAAAGGTCATGTTCTGCCGCACCTCCCTTATACATAGGGAAAATTTATTAATAACCTAGTATAATACCACCTTATACCATTCGTAATCAAGTTGCAAGTAAACTTTCTTTTAAAAACGAACATTCTTTCGTATAATAGAGAGTAGAAGGAGGGTTTTCCATGCGTATCTTATTTCATGTCGATATGAATAGCTTCTTTGCTTCGGTTGAACTATCGTTTAGACCGGAATTAAGAGGCAAACCAGTTGCAGTAGCTGGTAGTGTGGAGGATCGTCGTGGCATTATCGTGACTAGTACATATGAAGCTCGAGCAAAAGGTGTAAGAACCGCTATGCCTGTTTGGCAAGCAAAGAAAGCGTGTCCTGAGCTCATCCTACTTAAATCAAACTTTGATCGTTACCGCACGGCATCGAGAAACATGTTCGAAATCTTGCGCTCCTATACATCGTTAGTTGAACCTGTCTCAATTGATGAAGGATATATGGATGTGACGCAATATCATGGGCAGATACATCCATACGCATTGGCTGAGCAGATACAAGAACATCTACTTAGAGATATGAACCTACCATGTAGTATTGGAATTGCTCCGAATAAGTTTCTTGCTAAGATGGCAAGTGATATGAAAAAGCCAAATGGAATTACAATCTTACGCAAGAGAGAGTTGCCTCAAAAGCTTTGGCCTCTCTCCATTCATGAGATGCAAGGGATTGGGAAGAAGACGGTTAGTAAATGGGAAAAAGCAAATATTCTCACCATCGGAGATCTTGCTCAGGCAGATCCTCTTTTTATTGCCGAGAAGTTTGGGTCTACGGCGCTTAAGCTCCAAAAAAGAGCGCAGGGTAGTGATGAACGATCTGTTAATCCAGACTCGATTCACGACTTTAAAAGCATAGGTAACTCTACAACATTACCGAGAGATACATCAAACGAACAAAAGATTGATACCATCTTAAAGCAGCTATCAGATTCAGTCAGTGACCGATTAGCGAAAAAGAATGTGGTTGCGTATGGTATACAACTTACGATCAAATATCATGATTGGAAAATCACAAATAAAAGTGAGAAGGTCTCAGATGCGTTTCATACAACAGATGAGATCTACCTTCGCGCAAGAGCACTCTTTAAGAGAGCCTGGAACAATAAGCCTGTAAGGCTGCTAGGCATTAGTACGTATGATCTTGTTGATAAACAAGGTGCTTTCAAGCAATTAAACCTTTTCACCCAAGAAAAAGATCAAAAGGATTATCGAATTCAACAAACGATGCAAACCATCCAAGATAAGTTTGGTCAGCATTCCCTTATAAAAGGCGCAAACGGATACGAAGCAAGAAGAAAGTGGATTGAACAACGTTCGTTGCGCGGGACAAGTCTTGAAAAACCAGATCAGACGGAATAACCAAATACAAAATGTATTAACTAGAAGTATAAAATGACCGATATGATAGGTAACAGATTGCAGGGCGGGAGTGTATGTTATGCAGGTGAATCCACTACTTAGTGGGAATGTAGTTGCTACGGAAAAACCTTTAAAGCAGGGAGAAGTGTTGCGCGGGGCAACATTTCAACCGATATCGGATACAGAAGCAACAATAAACGTTCGTGGAAAAGAACTAACAGTCAAAGTAGACGGCAAGATGCCTACATCAAATCAGGCCAATTTTATTGTTACTTCAGTAGATGAAGACGGCATTCGTGTTCAAGAATGGAGCCCTAAAGAAGCAACCCACGCACCCAAGCTAGGAACTGGGTCACAAGCTCTTCTAGATGCTAATGATTCCTTATCAAATGAGGCTGTCCGTAATACGAGAGGCTCTCTAATGGAAGCAGCCATTAAGTCAGGCATAAGCCGACCGACTGGATTATTACTTGATGCTATGACACTTGTTCAAGAAAGTGGGAGACCTCTTTCAGAAGAAACCATACGTGAGCTTTCTAATTTCTTGAAGTCATCATCTGAAAAGCCAAAACTCCAAGCGGTTGAAGCGTTATTATCGAAAAACTTACCTATTCGCGAATCTCATCTGCAAGCCATACATGAGACCCGGACAGGCAAACCGCTAAATGACATTGTAAAAAGCCTTGAACAACAGGTCCAACCAAAGCAACAGGAAATAAATCATTTAAAACAGCAGGTATTAAAACAACTCGTTCAATCAAC comes from the Alkalihalobacillus sp. FSL W8-0930 genome and includes:
- the msrA gene encoding peptide-methionine (S)-S-oxide reductase MsrA, whose translation is MTESTFQQATFAGGCFWCMVKPFDSYQGIESVVSGYTGGTTINPTYEEVCSESTGHYEAVQITFNPDEFSYESLLDVFWQQIDPTDPGGQFYDRGHSYKTAIFYHTEAQKEAALASKERLQASGRFNKPIVTDILPASTFYPAEEYHQDYYKKNPIRYKMYQKGSGREAFTKSNWGNK
- a CDS encoding YvrJ family protein, whose amino-acid sequence is MSGVELWVPLISEYGFPIMVTLYLLNRLERKLDKVTEAVEALPTKLS
- a CDS encoding DUF2922 domain-containing protein, with protein sequence MSKKLDLLFEDQMGKQVTVSVDHPIEPVDAQLVQSVMETILTEDVFLASGGKLTTIKGARLVHHEVTAIPLGS
- a CDS encoding DUF1659 domain-containing protein, translating into MNQRTRLTLQFVIGRGNDGKDLMATKSFQNIDGEASDAAIATTANALISLQQYQIYTVARQNTYILD
- a CDS encoding BCCT family transporter, whose product is MEDSKQSVASSKSVLYISTSIIAVLILWGALSPGSLGNASGKALDWIIETFGWFYMLLLSGFVLVGLGLAVSPFGRIRLGKEGEKPEHSWLSWVGMLFASGLGVGFVFFGVAEPLLYYLDTPVGIEPATVDSAESGIRYGVFHWGLHAWGAFSIVGLTLAYVQFRKGRPALISSAFYPLLGNKVNGWVGKLIDVFAVIATCAGVATTFGLSAMQITGGLSYVTSLPNSIYIQLAVILVVTILFIFSAVKGIDKGIKRLSNINLVLAALLLLFVLFTGPTLFVLENMVNTFGGYLSNVVSMSFTMTPYSESEWLGTNTIFFWAWHVSWSPFVGLFIARISKGRTVREFMAGVLIVPTVLAVIWFSVFGGSGLFFEMYQGAGLADIVSTDVENAMFVLLEQLPLTTLVSGMAIILILIFFVTSADSAAFVLGSMTSNGRLNPANKLKVMWGVLIAATASVLLISGDGGLDALQTAALTAALPFACILILMIVSVFMMMGRDLGYEKRKKRSEQLEVIKSEVKEEIKEDLYEELKEEVYDEVRQELQESEQKKTD
- a CDS encoding PilZ domain-containing protein encodes the protein MRYKRDESFRYAFEPSISGAFHILMLNEQKVEMAEGELSILNLSPGGIRIQTQYKLPDPTTYSIKLEIRFYLENRPLCLKGSVQWVKPVAAGYEYGLELLSSDKEKEDVISEVKRFALTQRSLN
- a CDS encoding LysE family transporter; protein product: MITAISAIVLGISLAAPVGPICLEIINRTLRNGFLGGIAVGIGGMTADALFMTTIYFGLGSLLTHVTTQAILYLCGCLFLAYLSIRTFKKAPESLWKDRHLYRPKKSIFWKCFYTGLIIALINPINIMFWFGIYGSVLNEIIERSSGLFILWYSLLIFIGILLWNLNLSFLTHFSSFLMKSKVLKGLNVVAATMLAFFSLHFGIQLYHLIS
- a CDS encoding aromatic acid exporter family protein, with amino-acid sequence MRFKIGYRTIKTAIGVLLATAISQALQLDSFGSAAVITILCISVTRKNSLRVSWHRFAACLLGMILSMAIFELIGYTPIVLGLFMLLFIPFVVALRLSLGIVTSSVIVLHIYTHANATVDLFVNELLLVVIGIGTALLMNLYMPSSERQLRVFKKQIEQNFSLILYEFSTYIRKGDSEWTGAEISDTVRLLDESKNLAIRERNNQILKEEDQYFHYFQMREKQFEILERLMPFITTIHGSVSQSENLADFLEELSKAVSPTNHVPYFLGQLEKMRETFKEMELPTTREEFEVRSALAYIMHELQQYLLIKDSLWNEKKDTNIKKRAF
- a CDS encoding L,D-transpeptidase; the encoded protein is MLVAILMMVASPIWPIGENPISGDPFLIVNVSTNQLAFIHDNEVKEVLPVATGKESSQTPLGLFTVTVKANNPYYRKKNISGGDKNNPLGSRWIGFDALNTEGRTYGVHGTNRPHSIGYPVTAGCVRLTNETIEQLYDQIPLGTKILITDQSHSFEELGLQYGALTH
- the prli42 gene encoding stressosome-associated protein Prli42; translation: MQRKGLQKVVIYIMLVAIILSGMFMGVAGLGGL
- the mce gene encoding methylmalonyl-CoA epimerase, whose amino-acid sequence is MTIHWQDTGAHIAIAVHSIHQARTFYEHTLGLKFIKEETVVDQQVHVAFYSTGSLMIELIEPLTKESPVAAFLKKRGEGIHHLALGTKHIEQTMQTLTGRGIQFLNDTSTKGADGAHIAFISPSQTHGVLLEVCEKQ
- a CDS encoding M20/M25/M40 family metallo-hydrolase: MINETRIKEEFIELVKIDSETGNEGEIAKHLKKSFAELGLEVYEDDAAAQTGHGAGNLIATLPATAKGSNRTPIYFTSHMDTVVPGKQIKPEEKDGYIVTDGTTILGADDKAGLAAMFEAIRVLKEENLEHGTIQFIITVGEESGLVGARVLEADRISAEFGYALDSDGPVGDIIVAAPSQAKIHAKIFGRTAHAGVEPEKGISAITVAAKAVSKMPLGRIDQETTANIGRFEGGSQTNIVCDYVEVLAEARSLEERKLHKQVEKMKQAFEEAAEMMGTSAEVNVEITYPGYKKSDADQVVQIAQAAMQKIGRESRLLESGGGSDANIIAGLGIPTVNLAIGYENIHTTDEKMPLTELVKAAEAIIAITQEV
- a CDS encoding DNA polymerase IV, with translation MRILFHVDMNSFFASVELSFRPELRGKPVAVAGSVEDRRGIIVTSTYEARAKGVRTAMPVWQAKKACPELILLKSNFDRYRTASRNMFEILRSYTSLVEPVSIDEGYMDVTQYHGQIHPYALAEQIQEHLLRDMNLPCSIGIAPNKFLAKMASDMKKPNGITILRKRELPQKLWPLSIHEMQGIGKKTVSKWEKANILTIGDLAQADPLFIAEKFGSTALKLQKRAQGSDERSVNPDSIHDFKSIGNSTTLPRDTSNEQKIDTILKQLSDSVSDRLAKKNVVAYGIQLTIKYHDWKITNKSEKVSDAFHTTDEIYLRARALFKRAWNNKPVRLLGISTYDLVDKQGAFKQLNLFTQEKDQKDYRIQQTMQTIQDKFGQHSLIKGANGYEARRKWIEQRSLRGTSLEKPDQTE